One genomic region from Pyxicephalus adspersus chromosome 1, UCB_Pads_2.0, whole genome shotgun sequence encodes:
- the LOC140321779 gene encoding olfactory receptor 52P1-like, translating into MSSSLNQTTWPAVFILIGIPGLEDVQIWFSIPMFIMYVLVVSGNTIISFIILSEESLHKPMCLLLCALSIADVLLATTTTPKILSIFWFHSTEIGYRDCLAQLFFVHAFSIMESTILLAMAFDRYIAICNPLRYTSILTNTTIANIGIVAIIRGSVLTAPTCFLIWRLSYCRTNIISHTYCEHMAVVKLSCSDTTINRVYGLTVALLVIPVDILCITVSYCAICRTVFKLSSTEARHKALGTCGPHICVILISYIPTLFSFFTHRFGQNIPLHIHIIIANLYLLVTPMCNPIIYGARTTEIRESIIMFYKRGKCNRHWDFI; encoded by the exons ATGTCTTCCTCATTAAACCAGACTACATGGCCTGCGGTATTTATCCTGATTGGAATCCCAGGACTGGAGGACGTTCAGATCTGGTTCTCCATTCCAATGTTCATCATGTATGTCTTAGTTGTCTCAGGAAACACTATAATATCCTTCATTATTTTATCGGAGGAATCTTTACACAAACCCATGTGTCTTCTCCTCTGTGCTCTCTCCATCGCTGATGTACTGCTGGCCACAACCACCACCCCTAAAATCCTTTCCATCTTTTGGTTCCATTCTACAGAGATTGGATATAGGGACTGCCTTGCTCAGCTCTTTTTtgtccacgccttctccataatGGAATCTACTATTTTATTGGCAATGGCTTTTGATCGTTATATTGCCATATGCAACCCTCTGAGATATACCTCGATCCTCACCAATACAACTATTGCAAATATTGGAATTGTGGCTATAATTCGAGGCTCAGTCCTCACAGCACCAACTTGCTTTCTGATATGGAGGTTGTCCTATTGCCGAACTAATATCATCTCACACACTTACTGTGAACACATGGCCGTGGTGAAGTTATCATGCTCAGATACCACCATCAATCGAGTTTATGGTCTGACAGTGGCTCTGCTAGTAATTCCTGTAGATATTTTGTGTATAACAGTGTCATATTGCGCAATCTGTAGAACCGTCTTCAAATTGTCTTCCACAGAAGCCCGTCACAAAGCCTTGGGCACGTGTGGCCCCCATATCTGTGTCATCTTGATCTCCTACATCCCCACTCTCTTCTCCTTCTTTACTCACAGGTTTGGACAAAACATCCCCCTTCATATTCACATTATCATTGCCAACCTCTACCTTCTTGTCACACCCATGTGTAATCCCATAATCTATGGGGCCAGGACCACAGAGATCAGGGAGAG cataatcatgttctataagagagggaagtgtaaccggcactgggatttcatctga
- the LOC140321780 gene encoding olfactory receptor 52A1-like has protein sequence MISSAIQEAKVNGTFYPKFFILVGIPGLEGSYNWVAAVFCSCYVLALLGNITLITIISASSILHTPMFIFLSLLASNDALLATSITPKMLSIFWSQDRRIHFESCLTQMFFLHSFTSLESGLLLGMSFDRYIAIWQPLRYSSIITNTIIIKLVIILLIRAVALVGPCIILIKRFPAFQTNIVPHSYCEHMAIVKLAAADIRINSALGLAVAFTILGVDLMFILVSYCAIFHVVFSLSSKGARLKTLNTCIPHVCVFLSFHGLALFTFLSHRYGGKRIPPYFHIILADTYLLVPPMLNPIIYGVKTKLIRDQVWKALNKH, from the coding sequence ATGATCAGCAGTGCAATACAGGAGGCCAAAGTCAATGGCACATTCTATCCCAAATTCTTCATCCTGGTTGGGATTCCTGGACTGGAGGGATCTTATAACTGGGTTGCTGCTGTCTTTTGCTCATGTTATGTTTTGGCTTTGTTGGGAAACATCACACTCATTACCATCATATCAGCCTCTTCTATCCTCCACACCcctatgtttattttcctttctctattGGCCTCCAATGACGCCCTTCTTGCCACAAGCATCACCCCAAAAATGTTGTCTATCTTCTGGTCCCAGGACAGACGCATTCATTTTGAGTCTTGCCTCACCCAAATGTTCTTCCTTCATTCTTTCACAAGCCTAGAGTCTGGCCTTTTGCTTGGTATGTCATTTGACCGATATATTGCCATTTGGCAACCTCTTAGATATTCGTCCATAATAACCAACACCATCATAATCAAGCTGGTCATCATCTTACTGATTAGAGCGGTTGCTTTGGTTGGACCTTGCATTATTCTGATCAAGAGATTTCCTGCATTTCAAACCAACATTGTGCCCCATTCTTACTGTGAGCATATGGCCATTGTAAAACTTGCTGCTGCTGACATCAGAATAAACAGTGCTTTGGGGTTAGCAGTGGCATTCACAATCCTTGGAGTTGACCTGATGTTTATTCTGGTATCGTACTGCGCCATCTTCCATGTTGTCTTCAGCCTTTCATCCAAAGGAGCCCGACTGAAAACCCTTAACACCTGCATACCTCACGTCTGTGTCTTTCTAAGTTTTCATGGTTTGGCACTCTTCACTTTTCTGTCCCACCGGTATGGTGGTAAAAGGATTCCACCTTATTTTCATATAATTCTGGCTGATACGTACCTTTTAGTTCCACCAATGCTAAATCCAATTATTTACGGAGTGAAGACAAAGCTGATTCGGGATCAAGTCTGgaaagctttaaataaacattga